The Methanocella arvoryzae MRE50 genome includes a region encoding these proteins:
- a CDS encoding phosphoenolpyruvate synthase yields the protein MAENVAYFESMDKTWLPAAGGKGANLCELTRAGFPVPPGFCITTAAYKTFIQTSGEMAGLLDQLDLVSPEDLGQIQELGHRIREHLRSLEMPEAIRSDILQALRKTGEDRAYAVRSSATAEDLPTASFAGQQDTYLNVRGKEQLLRAVQNCWASLFTDRAIAYRAKNGFGHRSVLLSVVVQQMVFPEISGIMFTADPVTGHRKTLVIDASFGLGEALVSGIVSADLYKVRAGEIVEKRISTKKLAIYASPDGGTIKQEITPERQEAQALPDAGILELAAIGEKIEAHYGSEQDIEWCLAGGQFYVLQSRPVTSLYPVPRADDSRLHVFVSFGHFQMMTEAMRPLTLSIWKTCMGPGSGLMADAGSRLFIDPTRLLAIKPARKVVPRIMSVMMDESIAAAFTDLTAREDFRQDWDRDGRKVPVRLLLKVAPIAVPALCKALFNLVAADPAKVREDIAARLLRFQTAQEKAIREASGPERVRRIQEGLQRMLPSLFPTFAPGLAPAILSSKVLDSILRRQLGEERGTRLMGQLFKSLPGSITTELGLAVGDLADTVTEYPGLAKYLREAKDETFYAGLEHIAGGPEFRRELGQFMARFGMRCSGEVDITAPRWKESPTALLPVVLSQAGAAPGEHRRKHQEGRLEAERATAEILDGVRKTRLGFLKAGVLARLIRVYRNIMGLREYPKHIMMLHLEVCKQALLEEAKTLVAGGSLQNEQDIFYLSLDEILALEDGRLAGDARDLVAARKRQYELDRKLSPPRVVTSEGEVITGKRQDTGAPSGALIGTPASAGTVEGTARVILRLEDARLSPGEILVAPYTDPGWTPLFSSARGLVTEVGGMMTHGSVVAREYGIPAVVGVEGATRLIKDGSRIRVDGTRGYVQVLKERDFD from the coding sequence ATGGCGGAAAACGTGGCGTACTTCGAGTCTATGGATAAAACATGGCTTCCGGCCGCAGGCGGCAAAGGGGCGAACCTTTGCGAGCTGACCAGGGCAGGCTTCCCGGTTCCGCCGGGGTTCTGCATCACCACGGCCGCCTACAAGACCTTCATTCAGACGAGCGGCGAGATGGCCGGGCTCCTTGACCAGCTCGACCTGGTGAGCCCCGAGGATCTGGGCCAGATACAGGAACTGGGACACAGGATACGGGAACACCTGAGATCGCTGGAGATGCCTGAAGCCATCCGATCAGACATCCTGCAGGCGCTGCGGAAGACAGGGGAAGACAGGGCTTACGCGGTCCGTTCCAGCGCCACTGCGGAGGACCTGCCTACCGCCTCCTTCGCGGGCCAGCAGGACACCTACCTGAACGTCCGGGGAAAGGAACAGCTGCTCCGGGCAGTGCAGAACTGCTGGGCCTCGCTGTTCACCGACCGGGCCATCGCATACCGGGCGAAAAACGGGTTCGGCCACCGCTCGGTGCTCCTTTCAGTCGTAGTCCAGCAGATGGTCTTCCCGGAAATCTCCGGCATCATGTTCACAGCCGACCCGGTCACCGGCCACCGGAAGACGCTGGTGATCGACGCCAGCTTCGGCCTGGGCGAAGCTCTGGTTTCGGGAATCGTATCCGCCGACCTGTACAAGGTCAGAGCAGGCGAGATAGTGGAAAAGCGGATATCCACCAAGAAGCTTGCGATCTACGCTTCTCCCGACGGAGGCACAATAAAGCAGGAAATCACGCCGGAGAGGCAGGAAGCACAGGCTCTCCCGGACGCCGGGATCCTGGAGCTGGCCGCCATCGGCGAAAAGATAGAGGCTCACTATGGCTCAGAGCAGGACATCGAGTGGTGCCTGGCCGGCGGCCAGTTCTACGTGCTCCAGAGCCGCCCGGTCACCTCGCTATACCCTGTGCCCAGGGCGGACGACAGCCGGCTGCACGTATTCGTCTCTTTCGGCCACTTCCAGATGATGACTGAGGCGATGAGGCCGCTGACCCTGTCAATCTGGAAGACCTGCATGGGCCCGGGCAGCGGCCTGATGGCGGACGCTGGAAGCCGGCTGTTTATAGACCCCACCCGGCTGCTGGCAATAAAGCCGGCGCGGAAAGTGGTGCCCCGGATCATGAGTGTCATGATGGACGAGTCGATCGCGGCAGCTTTCACTGATCTGACGGCCCGGGAGGACTTCAGGCAGGACTGGGACAGGGATGGCAGGAAAGTGCCTGTCAGGCTTTTACTAAAGGTGGCGCCGATCGCAGTCCCTGCCCTGTGCAAGGCACTGTTCAACCTTGTCGCAGCCGATCCTGCGAAAGTGAGAGAAGACATAGCAGCCCGGTTGCTCAGGTTCCAGACGGCCCAGGAAAAAGCGATCAGGGAAGCCTCGGGGCCGGAGAGGGTCCGACGGATACAGGAGGGCTTACAAAGGATGCTGCCCTCGCTGTTCCCGACGTTTGCGCCCGGCCTGGCCCCGGCGATACTGTCGTCGAAGGTGCTCGATAGCATATTGAGGAGACAGCTTGGTGAGGAACGGGGCACCCGCCTGATGGGCCAGCTCTTCAAATCGCTGCCGGGCAGCATTACGACCGAACTGGGCCTCGCGGTGGGCGACCTGGCAGATACGGTCACAGAGTATCCAGGGCTGGCGAAATACCTGCGGGAGGCGAAGGATGAGACATTCTACGCCGGGCTGGAGCACATCGCCGGAGGGCCGGAATTCAGGCGGGAGCTCGGGCAGTTCATGGCCAGGTTCGGGATGCGGTGCTCAGGAGAGGTTGACATTACCGCTCCCAGGTGGAAAGAGTCGCCCACCGCGCTTCTGCCGGTGGTCCTGAGCCAGGCCGGCGCCGCCCCGGGGGAGCACCGGAGAAAACACCAGGAGGGCAGGCTGGAAGCAGAGAGGGCGACCGCCGAAATACTGGACGGCGTCCGGAAAACCAGGCTCGGCTTCCTCAAGGCAGGAGTACTGGCCAGGCTCATCAGGGTGTACCGGAACATCATGGGCTTGCGGGAATACCCGAAGCACATCATGATGCTCCACCTGGAAGTGTGTAAGCAGGCTCTGCTGGAAGAGGCGAAAACTCTGGTCGCCGGAGGCAGCCTGCAAAACGAACAGGACATCTTCTACCTCTCGCTGGACGAGATACTGGCGCTGGAGGATGGCCGGTTAGCCGGCGATGCCCGGGATCTCGTCGCCGCGAGGAAACGCCAGTACGAGCTGGACAGGAAGCTCTCGCCTCCCCGGGTCGTGACTAGCGAGGGAGAGGTGATCACGGGGAAGCGGCAGGATACGGGAGCGCCTTCAGGTGCCCTTATCGGGACGCCCGCCTCAGCGGGAACCGTCGAAGGCACCGCAAGGGTAATCCTCAGGCTGGAGGACGCCCGCCTCAGCCCGGGGGAGATCCTGGTCGCGCCCTATACAGACCCGGGGTGGACACCGCTCTTCAGCTCGGCCAGGGGCCTGGTCACCGAAGTCGGCGGGATGATGACTCACGGCTCCGTCGTAGCCCGGGAGTACGGGATCCCCGCAGTGGTGGGCGTAGAAGGGGCGACCCGGCTCATCAAAGACGGCTCCCGCATCCGGGTGGACGGGACCAGAGGGTACGTCCAGGTACTAAAAGAGAGAGATTTCGACTGA
- a CDS encoding TrmB family transcriptional regulator, with protein MVVLPKTTMKPISSNLVDSLKTLGLTEYEAKVYSALVLFDRAEVKQIYEYLDAPKPSVYQSLKTLMDKGLVQVVNAKPAVYRATPPKIAIKHLTEIHRSAEEAALQELEELEQSRIEQDLPDMLWTVYGEVNIGHSIEEMLTDARRSVKLILPDAYLHHLEHLRDREITVDLITFGADLSIPGKYGLKYLTMKDAFGVDLHDLEPILKNIRLPMPSSNLTRLVLMAVDDDRFMYVPPLPSQNRSGITTSNPMINALAQMVFQTLWERMPFTYPESNKPGHHP; from the coding sequence GTGGTAGTATTACCGAAAACTACCATGAAGCCCATATCGAGCAACCTTGTCGATTCACTGAAGACCCTCGGCCTCACGGAATACGAAGCCAAGGTCTACTCCGCCCTCGTGCTCTTCGACAGGGCGGAAGTCAAGCAGATATACGAATACTTAGATGCCCCCAAGCCCAGCGTCTACCAGAGCTTAAAGACATTGATGGACAAAGGCCTCGTCCAGGTGGTCAACGCCAAGCCAGCCGTGTACCGGGCCACCCCGCCGAAGATCGCCATCAAGCACCTCACCGAAATCCACCGCAGCGCCGAAGAAGCGGCTCTGCAGGAGCTGGAGGAGCTGGAGCAGAGCCGGATCGAGCAGGACCTGCCCGACATGCTCTGGACCGTGTACGGCGAGGTAAACATCGGCCACTCGATCGAGGAGATGCTGACCGACGCCAGGCGGTCGGTAAAGCTCATCCTGCCCGACGCGTACCTGCACCACCTGGAACACCTCAGGGACAGGGAAATAACTGTAGACCTCATCACCTTCGGGGCAGACCTCTCGATACCCGGAAAATACGGCCTGAAGTACCTGACCATGAAAGACGCATTTGGCGTCGACCTGCACGACCTGGAGCCCATCCTGAAAAACATCCGGCTGCCCATGCCGTCGTCGAACCTGACCCGGCTCGTCCTGATGGCGGTGGACGATGACAGGTTCATGTACGTGCCTCCCCTGCCCAGCCAGAACAGGTCGGGGATCACCACCAGCAACCCCATGATCAACGCTCTGGCACAGATGGTTTTTCAGACTCTCTGGGAGCGCATGCCCTTCACGTACCCGGAGAGCAACAAGCCTGGCCACCACCCGTAA
- a CDS encoding proteasome-activating nucleotidase: MTKTDTPPESFPEPMIEKVGMLEKEKQTIQEELELLRLQYEELKSRLLESTMINNNNLKEIQRLQQENAHLRRTPLFIASVIEIGEGGMVILRQHGNNQEVLTKPSDELLQKLTLGTRVAVNNSLAIVRILEKPADVRARVMEVIEAPSVDYQDIGGLEKEIQEVVETVELPLTQPELFASVGIEPPRGVLLYGPPGTGKTLLAKAVAHQANATFIRMSGSELVHKFIGEGAQLVRDLFQMARDKAPSIIFIDELDAVGSRRTHDGTTGSAEVNRTMMQLLSELDGFSERGNVRIMAATNRIDMLDPAILRPGRFDRIIEVPLPDEKGREQIFKIHTRKMTTEEDVDVQKIIEEMEGASGADVKAIVTEAGMFAIRRRSKAVNMEDFEKAIDKVLHKETPVEVPTSTVYA; the protein is encoded by the coding sequence ATGACAAAGACTGATACTCCACCTGAGTCTTTCCCCGAGCCCATGATCGAGAAGGTCGGCATGCTCGAGAAGGAGAAACAGACAATCCAGGAGGAGCTCGAGTTGCTCAGGCTCCAGTACGAGGAGCTTAAGTCCCGGCTGCTTGAGTCCACCATGATTAATAATAATAACCTCAAGGAGATCCAGCGCCTCCAGCAGGAGAACGCTCACCTCCGCCGCACTCCACTCTTCATCGCCAGCGTCATCGAAATCGGTGAGGGAGGCATGGTTATCCTGCGCCAGCACGGCAACAACCAGGAAGTCTTAACCAAGCCCTCCGACGAGCTGCTCCAGAAGCTGACTCTCGGCACCAGGGTCGCTGTCAACAACTCCCTGGCCATCGTCAGGATCCTCGAGAAACCGGCTGATGTACGCGCGAGAGTCATGGAAGTCATCGAGGCCCCCAGTGTCGACTACCAGGACATCGGCGGCCTGGAGAAGGAGATCCAGGAAGTAGTGGAGACAGTCGAACTCCCGCTCACCCAGCCCGAGCTGTTCGCCAGCGTGGGCATCGAGCCGCCCAGAGGCGTGCTCCTTTACGGGCCCCCGGGCACCGGCAAGACCCTGCTCGCGAAGGCAGTCGCCCACCAGGCCAACGCGACCTTCATAAGGATGTCCGGCTCTGAGCTGGTCCACAAGTTCATCGGCGAGGGCGCCCAGCTGGTCAGAGACCTGTTCCAGATGGCGAGAGACAAGGCCCCCAGCATCATCTTCATCGACGAGCTGGACGCCGTGGGAAGCCGCAGGACCCACGACGGCACCACCGGCAGCGCAGAGGTCAACAGGACCATGATGCAGCTCCTGTCCGAGCTGGACGGCTTCTCGGAGAGAGGCAACGTCAGGATCATGGCCGCGACCAACCGCATAGACATGCTCGACCCCGCCATCCTCAGGCCGGGCAGGTTCGACAGGATCATCGAGGTACCCCTCCCGGACGAGAAGGGCAGGGAACAGATCTTCAAGATCCACACCCGCAAGATGACGACCGAGGAAGACGTGGACGTCCAGAAGATCATCGAAGAGATGGAAGGCGCAAGCGGCGCAGACGTCAAGGCCATCGTCACCGAGGCCGGCATGTTCGCCATCCGCAGGCGCAGCAAAGCCGTCAACATGGAAGACTTCGAGAAGGCCATCGACAAGGTGCTCCACAAGGAAACGCCCGTCGAGGTTCCGACCTCCACCGTCTACGCGTAA
- a CDS encoding TetR/AcrR family transcriptional regulator: MSTAERKEREKLRRRNEIIDAAEKLLFSKGFEKVTMDDIAKETELARGTLYLYFKNRDDIIAAIGIRGIKILNRLYRESLSKGKTGIEKIRHALYASYEYGSKYPGYYSTLNYMVANGFEKKDFPDKAELISIHGDNNRMILAAFDEGIRDGTLKSDLDPMKAGIFLTAAIDSVISTASSTGMQEEFVNYSIELMLRSIENVKG; encoded by the coding sequence ATGTCGACAGCTGAGAGAAAAGAGAGAGAAAAATTGAGGCGCCGCAACGAGATCATCGACGCGGCGGAGAAGCTGCTCTTCTCGAAAGGCTTCGAGAAAGTCACGATGGATGACATAGCGAAGGAGACAGAGCTTGCCCGGGGAACGCTGTACCTGTACTTCAAGAACAGGGACGACATCATCGCCGCCATCGGCATCCGCGGCATTAAAATCCTGAACCGCCTGTACAGGGAGTCGCTCAGCAAGGGGAAGACAGGCATCGAGAAGATCAGGCACGCTTTGTACGCCTCTTATGAGTACGGCAGCAAGTACCCCGGCTACTACTCGACTCTCAACTACATGGTGGCCAACGGCTTCGAGAAGAAGGATTTTCCGGATAAAGCCGAGCTGATCAGCATCCACGGGGACAACAACAGGATGATCCTCGCGGCCTTCGACGAGGGGATCAGGGACGGTACGCTGAAGAGCGATCTCGACCCGATGAAAGCGGGCATCTTTCTGACGGCGGCCATCGACAGCGTGATCAGCACAGCCTCGTCGACCGGGATGCAGGAAGAGTTCGTCAACTACTCGATCGAGTTGATGCTGCGCTCTATCGAGAACGTGAAGGGTTAA